Proteins from a single region of Caloramator sp. E03:
- the dnaA gene encoding chromosomal replication initiator protein DnaA — translation MGTELIDLWQKVLNIIKSELSEIGFNTWIKCLEPLKLTQETLFLAAPNEFTKNILEARYKDLISNAIKLTSSKHYDIKIVLPEDDIFKNVEKNSSENVKEKTIDDTSNSMLNPKYTFDSFVVGNSNRFAHAASLAVAESPAKAYNPLFIYGGVGLGKTHLMHAIGHYVLNTNPNAKVVYVSSEKFTNELINSIKDDKNIEFRNKYRNVDILLIDDIQFIAGKERTQEEFFHTFNALYEANKQIIISSDRPPKEIPTLEDRLRSRFEWGLIADIQPPDFETRIAILKKKADVENLSIPNEVMVYIANKIQSNIRELEGALIRVVAYSSLANKEISVDLATEALKDIISNKNSKQITIELIQDVVSSYFNLRAEDFKSKRRTKNVAYPRQIAMYLSRKLTDLSLPKIGEEFGGRDHTTVIHAFEKITESLETDPALKDTIDELTKKIQQK, via the coding sequence ATGGGAACTGAACTTATTGATTTATGGCAAAAAGTCCTTAATATCATTAAATCAGAACTTTCAGAGATAGGCTTCAATACATGGATAAAATGCCTTGAACCATTAAAATTAACCCAAGAAACTTTATTTCTTGCAGCACCTAACGAATTTACAAAGAATATACTTGAAGCAAGATACAAAGATCTTATTTCAAATGCAATCAAACTTACTTCTTCAAAACACTACGATATTAAGATTGTGCTTCCTGAAGATGATATATTTAAAAACGTTGAGAAAAATTCATCTGAAAATGTAAAGGAAAAAACTATAGACGATACTTCAAATTCAATGTTAAATCCAAAATATACTTTTGATTCTTTTGTAGTTGGAAATAGTAATAGATTTGCCCATGCAGCTTCTCTTGCTGTTGCAGAATCTCCAGCAAAAGCTTATAATCCTCTTTTTATATATGGTGGAGTTGGACTTGGTAAAACTCACCTTATGCACGCTATAGGGCATTATGTATTAAATACTAATCCAAACGCAAAAGTAGTTTATGTCTCTTCTGAAAAATTTACTAATGAACTTATAAACTCAATTAAGGATGATAAAAATATAGAATTTAGAAATAAATATAGAAACGTAGACATTCTTTTAATTGACGATATACAGTTTATTGCTGGTAAAGAAAGAACTCAAGAAGAGTTTTTCCATACCTTTAACGCACTATATGAAGCAAATAAACAAATAATAATATCAAGTGATAGACCACCAAAAGAAATTCCAACATTAGAAGATAGGCTACGTTCAAGATTTGAATGGGGACTTATTGCAGACATTCAACCTCCAGATTTTGAAACAAGGATTGCTATTTTAAAGAAAAAAGCAGATGTTGAAAATTTAAGCATTCCAAACGAAGTTATGGTCTATATAGCAAATAAAATACAATCTAACATTCGTGAACTTGAAGGAGCATTAATTAGGGTTGTTGCATATTCATCACTGGCAAATAAAGAAATATCTGTTGATCTTGCAACGGAGGCTCTAAAGGACATTATATCTAACAAAAACTCTAAACAAATTACTATTGAGCTCATTCAAGATGTTGTATCAAGTTATTTTAATTTGAGAGCCGAAGATTTTAAATCTAAACGAAGAACTAAAAATGTTGCATACCCAAGGCAGATTGCTATGTATCTTTCAAGAAAGCTTACAGACTTATCACTTCCAAAGATAGGAGAAGAATTTGGAGGAAGAGACCATACAACAGTAATACATGCCTTTGAAAAAATAACAGAAAGCCTTGAAACAGATCCTGCACTTAAAGATACCATAGATGAACTTACAAAAAAAATACAACAAAAATAA
- the yidD gene encoding membrane protein insertion efficiency factor YidD produces MKRILIFLIKIYRKYFSPMKPPSCRFYPTCSQYAIEAIEKYGAIKGSFLAIKRILKCHPFHKGGYDPVP; encoded by the coding sequence ATGAAAAGAATATTGATTTTTCTAATTAAGATATATAGAAAATACTTTTCGCCTATGAAGCCACCAAGCTGTAGATTTTACCCAACTTGCTCCCAGTATGCAATTGAAGCTATAGAAAAATACGGGGCTATAAAGGGAAGTTTTTTAGCTATAAAAAGAATATTAAAATGTCATCCTTTTCATAAAGGAGGGTATGATCCTGTACCCTAA
- the rnpA gene encoding ribonuclease P protein component, which translates to MKKEEKVRKNAHFRYIYRKGKAINNDLLVLYIVKNGKNINRVGISVSKKIGKSVVRNRVKRLIRECFRKNKDSIKKGYDFIFIARKKSAMANYYDIYDSVKNLINKGGLLKEGEKDEKNIDFSN; encoded by the coding sequence ATGAAAAAAGAAGAAAAAGTCAGAAAAAATGCACATTTTCGATATATATATAGAAAAGGAAAGGCTATAAACAATGATTTACTTGTTTTATATATAGTTAAAAATGGAAAAAATATAAATAGAGTGGGTATTTCTGTAAGTAAGAAGATTGGAAAAAGTGTAGTTAGGAATCGTGTAAAGAGACTTATAAGAGAGTGTTTTAGAAAAAACAAAGATAGTATTAAAAAGGGATATGATTTTATATTTATAGCAAGAAAAAAATCTGCTATGGCTAATTATTATGATATATATGATTCTGTAAAAAATCTTATTAATAAAGGTGGTTTATTAAAAGAAGGTGAAAAAGATGAAAAGAATATTGATTTTTCTAATTAA
- the dnaN gene encoding DNA polymerase III subunit beta, which translates to MWFTCEKELLENAINTVQRAASNKTTYPILEGILIKAKDNKVILTATDLDLGIETYINANINKNGATVLNSKLLAELIRKLPNDMISMKMEENNILIKCQKSEFTLIGSNPEEFPSLPSINENIMYELSQDLLKNMIRQTIFAIAPDETRPILTGILFEIKDGTLNFVALDGYRLALKSENIGSYENISAVIPGKTLSEISKILEPTDDTVKITFTPNHILFTLDNTKIISRLLDGEFINYRQIVPDEYKLRVKVKTGELLDSIERASLLAREGKTNLIKFDISQDKMIITSNSQIGKVYEEVDVELEGDEIKIAFNSKYFLDVLRVIDSEEIYLEFTTNVSPCVVKKCDSNNYIYLVLPVRL; encoded by the coding sequence ATGTGGTTTACTTGTGAAAAAGAATTACTTGAAAACGCAATTAATACAGTTCAAAGAGCGGCTTCAAATAAAACAACTTATCCTATACTTGAGGGAATACTAATAAAAGCTAAAGATAATAAAGTTATCCTTACAGCAACAGATCTTGACCTTGGTATAGAAACTTATATAAATGCAAACATTAACAAAAATGGAGCAACTGTTTTAAATTCAAAACTTTTAGCAGAATTAATAAGAAAGCTTCCTAATGATATGATAAGTATGAAAATGGAAGAAAATAACATACTAATTAAATGCCAAAAATCAGAATTTACATTGATAGGAAGTAATCCAGAAGAATTTCCATCATTACCTTCAATAAATGAAAATATAATGTACGAATTATCTCAGGATTTATTAAAAAATATGATTAGACAAACAATTTTTGCAATAGCACCAGATGAAACAAGACCTATATTAACTGGTATACTTTTTGAAATAAAAGATGGAACGTTAAATTTTGTTGCATTAGATGGATATAGACTTGCACTTAAAAGTGAAAATATAGGTAGTTATGAAAATATAAGTGCTGTTATACCAGGTAAAACTTTAAGTGAAATATCAAAAATACTTGAACCTACTGATGATACTGTTAAAATAACCTTTACACCTAATCATATTTTATTTACCCTTGATAATACAAAGATTATATCAAGGCTTCTTGATGGAGAATTTATAAACTACAGACAGATAGTTCCTGACGAATATAAGCTTAGAGTAAAAGTAAAGACTGGTGAACTACTTGACAGTATAGAAAGAGCTTCATTACTTGCAAGGGAAGGAAAGACTAATTTAATTAAATTTGATATTAGTCAAGATAAAATGATAATAACTTCTAATTCACAAATAGGAAAGGTATATGAAGAAGTAGATGTTGAACTTGAAGGCGATGAAATTAAAATAGCTTTTAATTCAAAATATTTTCTTGATGTTCTAAGGGTAATAGATTCAGAGGAAATATATCTTGAATTTACTACTAATGTGAGTCCTTGTGTAGTAAAAAAATGTGATTCAAATAATTATATTTACCTTGTGCTTCCTGTTAGACTATAA
- the rpmH gene encoding 50S ribosomal protein L34, translating to MLRTYQPKKRQRKKEHGFRKRMKTRSGRLVLQRRRRKGRKRLTA from the coding sequence ATGTTAAGAACATATCAGCCAAAGAAAAGACAAAGAAAGAAAGAACATGGATTTAGAAAGAGAATGAAAACCCGTTCAGGAAGACTTGTATTACAAAGAAGAAGAAGAAAAGGAAGAAAGAGATTAACAGCATAA
- a CDS encoding RNA-binding S4 domain-containing protein yields the protein MKKIEIKTEYIKLDQLLKWAGIVGLGSDAKLIIKNGDVKVNGEVVTQRGKKIYPKDIVSVNDVGSFEIVRVEEK from the coding sequence ATGAAAAAAATAGAAATAAAAACAGAATATATAAAACTTGATCAACTGTTAAAATGGGCAGGAATAGTAGGTTTAGGTTCTGATGCAAAACTTATTATAAAAAATGGTGATGTTAAAGTAAATGGAGAAGTGGTAACTCAAAGAGGAAAAAAAATATATCCAAAGGATATAGTGTCTGTTAATGATGTTGGTTCTTTCGAAATTGTAAGGGTCGAGGAGAAGTAA